The following coding sequences lie in one Deinococcus sp. YIM 134068 genomic window:
- a CDS encoding aminoglycoside phosphotransferase family protein gives MTVPRMHADEVETSVVLVRRLLAAQFPRWADLPITPVRSAGTDNAIYRLGIELVVRLPRIGWAVAQVEKEHLWLPRLAPLLPLAVPVPLAQGTPGEGYPSPWAVHRWLEGESAVEAHIPDLCQAARDLAEFVRALQQVATTGAPPATEHNLRGVSLGTREASVRAAIASLHGLIDTDTATAAWEVALAVPEWDRPPVWFHGDLLPGNVLVQRGRPSAVIDFGGLGVGDPACDLMIAWSLFSGESRDVFRASLGVDDATWARGRGHALAQALVFVPYYLKTNPVGVRAARRAIEEVLADHRRGG, from the coding sequence ATGACCGTCCCCAGGATGCACGCCGACGAGGTGGAGACCAGTGTGGTGCTCGTGCGTCGGCTGCTCGCGGCGCAGTTTCCCCGGTGGGCGGACCTGCCCATCACGCCCGTCCGTTCCGCTGGCACCGACAACGCGATCTACCGCCTCGGCATCGAGCTGGTCGTGCGGCTGCCCCGCATCGGCTGGGCGGTGGCACAGGTGGAGAAGGAGCACCTGTGGCTGCCACGACTGGCCCCGCTTCTGCCGCTGGCCGTCCCCGTGCCGCTCGCGCAAGGGACGCCCGGCGAGGGCTACCCCTCCCCGTGGGCCGTCCACCGCTGGTTGGAGGGGGAGAGTGCGGTGGAGGCGCACATCCCCGATCTATGTCAGGCGGCGCGTGATCTGGCGGAATTCGTGAGGGCGCTGCAACAGGTGGCGACGACCGGCGCACCACCCGCCACGGAACACAACCTGCGCGGCGTTTCGTTGGGGACGCGGGAGGCGAGCGTCCGCGCGGCCATCGCGTCCCTCCACGGCCTGATCGACACCGACACGGCGACGGCGGCTTGGGAGGTCGCCCTCGCCGTCCCGGAGTGGGACCGCCCACCCGTCTGGTTTCACGGGGACCTGCTGCCCGGCAACGTGCTAGTTCAACGGGGCCGACCCAGCGCCGTGATCGACTTCGGCGGGCTGGGCGTCGGCGACCCGGCCTGCGACCTGATGATCGCGTGGAGCCTCTTCTCCGGCGAGAGTCGGGACGTGTTCCGCGCATCGCTCGGGGTGGACGACGCGACGTGGGCGCGGGGGCGGGGGCACGCGCTGGCCCAGGCGCTCGTCTTCGTGCCGTACTACCTGAAGACCAACCCCGTGGGCGTTCGCGCCGCCCGGCGCGCGATTGAGGAGGTTCTCGCCGACCATCGGCGCGGCGGGTAG
- a CDS encoding sugar phosphate isomerase/epimerase family protein, translating into MPRPITLFTGQWADLPLARLAPLAKSMGYDGLELACWGDHFDVQAALSDEGYVQAKRALLEEHGLQCVAISNHLVGQAVCDPIDERHRSIVPAHVWQGGDPEGVRQRAAQEIMDTARAARKFGVSVVNGFTGSSIWHSLYAFPPTDQAFWDRGFADFASRWTPILDVFETENVNFALEVHPTEIAFDIATAQRALDALNHHPRFGFNYDPSHLGYQHVDYVRFLHTFRDRIFHAHMKDVWWGHGTGEVGVFGGHTTFGDHRRYWDFRSVGRGDINFEEIIVALGDIGYAGPLSVEWEDSRMDRVHGATESAAFLRRLDFPGSDVAFDAAFAGEEQPGGGEGTPIS; encoded by the coding sequence ATGCCCCGACCCATCACCCTCTTCACCGGCCAGTGGGCCGACCTGCCCCTCGCCCGGCTCGCGCCCCTCGCCAAAAGCATGGGCTACGACGGCCTCGAACTCGCGTGCTGGGGGGATCATTTCGACGTTCAGGCGGCGCTGAGCGACGAGGGGTATGTTCAGGCCAAGCGCGCCCTGCTCGAAGAACACGGGCTGCAATGCGTCGCCATCAGCAATCACCTCGTCGGGCAGGCGGTGTGCGACCCTATCGACGAGCGGCACCGCTCCATCGTCCCCGCCCACGTCTGGCAGGGCGGCGACCCGGAGGGCGTGCGGCAGCGGGCGGCGCAGGAGATCATGGACACGGCCCGCGCCGCCCGGAAGTTCGGCGTCAGCGTGGTGAACGGCTTCACGGGGTCCTCGATCTGGCACAGCCTCTACGCCTTCCCGCCCACCGATCAGGCGTTCTGGGACCGGGGCTTCGCGGACTTCGCCTCCCGCTGGACGCCGATTCTGGACGTGTTCGAGACCGAGAACGTCAACTTCGCGCTGGAGGTCCACCCGACCGAGATCGCCTTCGACATAGCGACGGCGCAGAGGGCGCTCGACGCCCTGAACCACCACCCCCGCTTCGGCTTCAACTATGACCCCAGCCACCTCGGGTATCAGCATGTGGACTACGTGCGGTTCCTGCACACGTTTCGGGACCGCATCTTCCACGCGCACATGAAGGACGTGTGGTGGGGCCACGGCACGGGCGAGGTCGGCGTCTTCGGCGGGCACACCACCTTTGGCGACCACCGCCGTTACTGGGACTTCCGCTCGGTGGGGCGCGGCGACATCAACTTCGAGGAGATCATCGTGGCGCTGGGCGACATCGGGTACGCGGGGCCGCTGAGTGTGGAGTGGGAGGACTCGCGCATGGACCGCGTGCATGGGGCGACCGAGAGCGCAGCCTTTCTGCGGCGGCTGGACTTCCCCGGCTCGGACGTGGCCTTCGACGCCGCCTTTGCGGGGGAGGAGCAGCCGGGCGGGGGGGAGGGGACGCCTATTTCCTGA
- a CDS encoding Gfo/Idh/MocA family protein gives MPHPIGIIGTGNISAAYLKIARDLALFEVSAVTDLDLDRAQAQAAEYGTRAMTRDELLADPEIVAVVNLTPPAAHAEVSLAALRAGKHVYSEKPLAVARGDGQAILREAGERGLRVGCAPDTFLGAGLQTARELLDAGAIGRPVAATAFFMGNGPEGWHPSPDFFYQPGAGPLFDMGPYYLTALVNMLGGVTQVGGSAVKALEERTIGSGARQGERIPVTTPTHVTAQLGFGGGQVATFIASFDTPASELPRIEIYGTEGTLSLPDPNTFGGPLRLRRAGDEEWETVALTRPFSDNARGIGLADMLDAIAQGTPHRASGDLALHVLDVMHTVLESAQEGRTLSVNSHAQRPEALAVQPGWFRGTPLEVSGS, from the coding sequence ATGCCCCATCCCATCGGCATCATCGGCACCGGCAACATCAGCGCCGCCTACCTCAAGATCGCCCGTGACCTCGCCCTCTTCGAGGTGAGCGCCGTGACCGACCTCGACCTTGACCGCGCACAGGCGCAGGCCGCCGAGTACGGCACGCGGGCGATGACGCGGGACGAACTGCTCGCGGACCCGGAGATCGTTGCCGTCGTGAACCTGACGCCGCCCGCCGCCCACGCGGAGGTGTCGCTCGCCGCGCTGCGGGCCGGGAAGCACGTCTACAGCGAGAAGCCGCTGGCGGTCGCGCGGGGGGACGGGCAGGCCATCCTGCGGGAGGCTGGGGAGCGCGGCCTGCGCGTCGGCTGCGCGCCGGACACCTTTCTCGGCGCGGGCCTCCAGACGGCGCGGGAACTCCTCGACGCCGGGGCCATCGGGCGTCCGGTGGCGGCGACCGCCTTTTTCATGGGCAACGGGCCGGAGGGGTGGCATCCCAGCCCGGATTTCTTCTACCAGCCGGGGGCGGGGCCGCTGTTCGACATGGGGCCGTACTACCTCACCGCGCTCGTGAACATGCTCGGCGGCGTGACGCAGGTGGGCGGGAGCGCGGTCAAGGCGTTGGAGGAACGGACCATCGGCAGCGGAGCGCGGCAGGGCGAGCGCATCCCGGTCACGACGCCCACCCACGTCACCGCGCAGCTCGGCTTTGGGGGCGGGCAGGTCGCCACCTTCATCGCCAGCTTCGACACGCCCGCGAGCGAGTTGCCGCGCATCGAGATTTACGGCACGGAGGGCACCCTGAGCCTTCCCGACCCGAATACCTTCGGCGGACCGCTGAGGCTGCGCCGCGCCGGGGACGAGGAGTGGGAGACGGTGGCCCTCACCCGCCCCTTCAGCGACAACGCGCGCGGCATCGGGCTGGCGGACATGCTCGACGCCATCGCGCAGGGCACGCCCCACCGGGCGAGCGGCGACCTCGCCCTCCACGTCCTCGACGTGATGCACACGGTGCTGGAGTCGGCGCAGGAGGGGCGGACGCTGAGTGTCAACAGCCACGCACAGCGGCCCGAGGCGCTGGCGGTCCAGCCCGGCTGGTTCAGGGGAACGCCGCTGGAGGTTTCCGGGTCGTAA
- a CDS encoding sugar phosphate isomerase/epimerase family protein encodes MTQPHKGTLSVQLYTFRDAAQADPTATVARVAEIGFKYVEPFGIGSSGQTPAARMATATTLRRDLDDHGVQLSSVHAAAPYGPQSEAILDELELIGANLAVVSWPGEVHGFERDVLSTLDGTQRFAEAMNEAARNAAARNIRLGYHNHWWEWNTLENGRAAYDTLLELLDPQVFLEVDAYWARTAGQDPAEVLGRLGDRVLALHVKDGPATPEADQVPLGGGVVDYRAALLAAPTAKWHVLEMDRSAGDVFEDVEQSARRLIEEGLSGWEG; translated from the coding sequence ATGACACAACCGCACAAGGGCACCCTCTCCGTCCAGCTCTACACCTTCCGCGACGCCGCGCAGGCTGACCCAACCGCAACGGTCGCGCGCGTGGCCGAGATCGGCTTCAAGTACGTCGAACCCTTCGGCATCGGCAGCAGCGGTCAGACGCCCGCCGCGCGGATGGCGACGGCGACCACCCTACGCCGTGACCTCGACGACCACGGGGTGCAGCTCTCGTCCGTCCACGCCGCCGCGCCGTATGGCCCGCAGTCGGAGGCGATTCTCGACGAGCTGGAGCTGATCGGGGCCAATCTCGCGGTCGTCTCCTGGCCCGGCGAGGTCCACGGCTTCGAGCGCGACGTTCTCTCCACGCTGGACGGCACGCAACGGTTCGCGGAGGCGATGAACGAGGCCGCGCGCAACGCCGCCGCACGAAATATCCGCCTCGGCTATCACAACCACTGGTGGGAGTGGAATACGCTGGAGAACGGGCGGGCCGCCTACGACACCCTCCTCGAACTGCTCGACCCGCAGGTTTTTCTGGAGGTGGACGCCTACTGGGCGCGCACGGCGGGGCAGGACCCGGCGGAGGTGCTGGGCCGCCTCGGCGACCGGGTGCTTGCCCTCCACGTCAAGGACGGCCCGGCGACCCCGGAGGCCGATCAGGTGCCCCTCGGGGGCGGCGTGGTGGACTACCGCGCGGCCCTCCTCGCCGCCCCCACCGCGAAATGGCACGTGCTGGAGATGGACCGCAGCGCGGGCGACGTGTTCGAGGACGTGGAGCAGAGTGCGCGGCGATTGATTGAGGAGGGGCTGTCGGGGTGGGAGGGGTGA
- a CDS encoding glycoside hydrolase family 3 C-terminal domain-containing protein, with translation MTSTDLDHLLDQMTLEEQVSLLAGADFWRTVPIERLNIPSLKVTDGPAGARGGGPLVGGKHTAAFPVGISLGSTWNVELLREVGVHLAREALDKGAGVLLAPTINLMRSTLNGRNFENTSEDPHLTGKLGAAYIQGLQSAGVAATVKHYAGNESEYQRNSINSVIGERALRELYLRPFEFAVKEGGSWAIMTGYNKLNGPFCSENPRLITDILRGEWGFDGLVMSDWGGTHSAGKSARAGLDLEMPGPARARAGLLEEARNDEATRQAVREAARNVLRLIERTGTFDNPRDVRDEVERDEEYADTRALIRRAGAEGTVLLRNAGGLLPLPANAKVAVIGPNATVGQVMGGGSAQMNAHRRTSPLEGLRAALGEENVTHAVGCDNDRFLPTLDVPLHIEYLGEGGQVVATEDKRGSETMWFSFPEGVDPASFRARLSLTLTAPEGGEYDLSLASAGLGRLLVDGEEAIDNWTDWTPGDTYFGLGSREMRTTRRLSAGDHQAVVELTPRPVAEGIFNLSAVRLGFRAPLSPTALEDAVRVASEADYAVVCIGTNGDWETEGVDRWGLDLPGGQDDLVRAVLAANPNTIVLLQTGGPVLMPWLEGVPAVLQGWFPGQEAGHAFADVLLGQADPGGRLPQTFPARLEDDPTHPETPDVQYPGENGQVEYREGLFIGYRHVDRAGTTPLFPFGFGLSYTTFELPDAHPSAAEVAPGGEVSVRVQVRNRGERTGQQVVQLYVRDVETTLERPEKELKAFGKVTLGPGETGEVNLTLDMRSLAYFDDTRNAWVADAGQFEILIGTSSADLPLTLPLTLTGEWSEGVAGGK, from the coding sequence ATGACTTCTACCGATCTCGACCACCTGCTCGACCAGATGACCCTCGAAGAGCAGGTGTCGCTGCTGGCCGGGGCGGATTTCTGGCGCACCGTGCCCATAGAGCGCCTGAACATCCCCTCGCTCAAGGTCACGGACGGCCCGGCGGGAGCGCGCGGCGGTGGTCCCCTCGTCGGCGGGAAGCACACTGCCGCCTTTCCTGTGGGCATCTCGCTCGGCTCGACGTGGAATGTCGAACTCTTGCGGGAGGTCGGCGTCCACCTTGCACGGGAAGCGCTGGACAAGGGCGCGGGCGTGCTGCTCGCCCCCACCATCAACCTGATGCGCTCGACGCTGAACGGGCGCAACTTCGAGAACACCTCGGAGGACCCCCACCTCACCGGCAAGCTGGGCGCGGCCTACATTCAGGGTCTCCAGTCGGCGGGCGTGGCCGCCACCGTCAAGCACTACGCGGGCAACGAGTCCGAGTACCAGCGCAACTCCATCAACTCCGTCATCGGTGAGCGTGCCCTGCGCGAGCTGTACCTGCGGCCCTTCGAGTTCGCCGTGAAGGAGGGCGGAAGCTGGGCGATCATGACCGGGTACAACAAGCTGAACGGTCCCTTTTGCAGCGAGAACCCGCGCCTGATCACCGACATTCTGCGCGGGGAATGGGGCTTCGACGGCCTGGTGATGAGCGACTGGGGCGGCACCCACTCGGCGGGCAAGAGCGCGCGGGCGGGCCTGGACCTGGAGATGCCCGGTCCGGCCAGGGCGCGGGCGGGACTACTGGAGGAGGCCCGGAACGACGAGGCGACCCGGCAGGCGGTCCGGGAGGCGGCGAGGAACGTCCTGCGGCTGATCGAGCGCACGGGGACCTTCGACAACCCCCGTGACGTGCGGGACGAAGTGGAGCGCGACGAGGAGTACGCGGACACCCGCGCCCTGATCCGCCGCGCCGGGGCCGAGGGGACGGTGCTGCTCAGGAACGCGGGCGGGCTGCTGCCCCTCCCTGCGAACGCTAAGGTCGCCGTCATCGGGCCGAACGCGACAGTCGGGCAGGTCATGGGCGGGGGCAGCGCGCAGATGAACGCCCACCGCCGCACCTCGCCGCTGGAAGGCCTGCGCGCCGCATTGGGGGAGGAGAACGTCACCCACGCCGTCGGCTGCGACAACGACCGCTTCCTGCCGACGCTGGACGTGCCCCTGCACATCGAGTATCTCGGGGAAGGCGGGCAGGTGGTGGCGACGGAGGACAAGCGCGGCAGCGAGACGATGTGGTTCTCCTTCCCGGAGGGCGTCGATCCCGCCTCGTTCCGCGCCCGCCTGAGCCTGACGCTGACCGCGCCGGAAGGCGGCGAGTACGACCTCAGCCTCGCCAGCGCCGGGCTGGGCCGCCTCCTCGTGGACGGCGAGGAGGCCATCGACAACTGGACGGACTGGACGCCGGGAGACACCTACTTCGGCCTGGGCAGCCGGGAGATGAGGACCACGCGCCGCCTGAGCGCCGGGGACCATCAGGCCGTCGTCGAGCTGACGCCGAGGCCCGTCGCGGAGGGCATCTTCAACCTCAGCGCGGTGCGGCTGGGCTTCCGGGCACCCCTCTCCCCCACGGCGCTGGAGGACGCGGTGCGCGTGGCGAGTGAGGCCGACTATGCCGTGGTCTGTATCGGGACGAACGGCGACTGGGAGACCGAGGGCGTGGACCGCTGGGGGCTGGACCTGCCGGGCGGTCAGGACGATCTCGTGCGGGCGGTTCTGGCGGCGAATCCCAACACCATCGTCCTCCTCCAGACGGGCGGCCCGGTCCTGATGCCGTGGCTGGAGGGCGTGCCCGCCGTCTTGCAGGGCTGGTTCCCCGGTCAGGAGGCCGGGCACGCCTTTGCCGACGTGCTGCTGGGGCAGGCCGACCCCGGCGGGAGATTGCCGCAGACCTTCCCCGCCCGTCTGGAGGACGACCCCACTCACCCCGAGACGCCCGACGTGCAGTATCCCGGAGAGAACGGACAGGTCGAGTACAGGGAAGGGCTGTTCATCGGCTACCGCCATGTGGACCGGGCAGGCACGACGCCCCTCTTCCCCTTCGGCTTCGGGCTGAGCTACACGACGTTCGAGCTGCCGGACGCGCACCCAAGTGCCGCCGAGGTCGCGCCGGGCGGTGAGGTGAGCGTGAGGGTGCAGGTGCGGAATAGGGGCGAGCGGACCGGGCAACAGGTCGTGCAGCTCTACGTGCGCGACGTGGAGACGACGTTGGAGCGGCCCGAGAAGGAGCTGAAGGCGTTCGGCAAGGTGACGCTGGGGCCGGGCGAGACGGGGGAGGTCAACCTCACGCTCGACATGCGCTCGCTCGCCTATTTCGACGACACGCGGAACGCCTGGGTCGCCGACGCAGGACAGTTCGAGATTCTGATCGGCACGAGCAGCGCGGACCTGCCGCTGACCTTGCCGCTGACCCTGACCGGGGAGTGGAGCGAGGGGGTGGCGGGAGGGAAGTGA